From the Corythoichthys intestinalis isolate RoL2023-P3 chromosome 13, ASM3026506v1, whole genome shotgun sequence genome, one window contains:
- the LOC130929275 gene encoding actin-binding protein WASF3-like isoform X2, with the protein MPLVKRTIEPRHLCRGALPHGVTSELECVTNSTLAAIIKQLGGLSRHAEDIFGELFNEANSFYVRMSGLQERVDQLAVKVTQLDSTVEEVSLQDINMRKAFKSSTVQDQQVVSRTSVPNPVVEMYHRCDKPPPLNILSPYRDDKKDALKFYTDSSYFFNLWKEKMLQATEDKRKEKRRQKEQQRQVDEPGREVKKVRKARNRRQEWNVLAYDKEFRPDARLTPSPYHGMSPEGSLSPDSRSAASDSYPASPNHPSSQVSASDHHRARDHPGSAAQTQSLDRGLRPANPPAGGVAAAAGGRHAASLGRTPSTQANPAAGDLTVNGPRQPPLKDYRAGHGGGQPSTIPEYYIPPAPPPPPPTIPSAQTAFDQTPGPPSGAASAVPPSSSALSRPYSPSPPPPPVNYVPSPAHPPSGVPPAAPPPPPPGGPATHRAHPSPTRAGAGQAATDGAPPARKGAVLGMIPMSDARSDLLAAIRRGIQLRKVQEQREQEAKREPVGNDVATILSRRIAVEYSESDDDSELDENEWSD; encoded by the exons ATGCCGCTGGTGAAGAGAACCATCGAGCCCAGGCACCTGTGCCGCGGGGCGCTGCCGCATGGCGTGACCAGCGAGCTGGAGTGCGTCACCAACAGCACGTTGGCCGCCATCATAAAGCAGCTTGGAGGCCTCA GTCGTCACGCCGAGGACATTTTCGGCGAGCTGTTCAACGAAGCCAACAGCTTCTACGTGAGGATGAGCGGCCTCCAAGAACGTGTGGACCAGCTGGCCGTCAAAGTAACTCAGCTGGACTCCACGGTGGAGGAAG tgtcgctGCAGGACATCAACATGAGGAAGGCCTTCAAGAGCAGTACCGTGCAAGACCAGCAGGTGGTGTCCAGGACGTCGGTGCCCAACCCGGTGGTGGAGATGTACCATCGCTGCGACAAACCTCCTCCGCTTAACATCCTTAGCCCCTACAG GGATGACAAAAAGGACGCGCTCAAATTCTACACGGACTCGTCCTACTTCTTCAACCTGTGGAAGGAAAAGATGCTGCAGGCCACGGAGGACAAGCGCAAGGAGAAGCGACGGCAGAAG GAGCAACAGAGGCAGGTGGACGAGCCGGGCCGTGAAGTCAAGAAG GTGCGTAAGGCTCGCAACCGACGTCAGGAGTGGAACGTGCTAGCTTACGACAAGGAGTTCCGACCCGACGCCAGACTCACGCCCTCACCTTACCACGGCATGTCACCCGAGGGGTCCTTGTCACCCGACAGCAG GTCGGCCGCGTCCGACTCCTACCCCGCCAGTCCCAACCACCCTTCGAGCCAGGTCTCTGCCTCGGACCACCACCGCGCCAGGGACCACCCGGGTTCGGCGGCACAGACCCAGTCGCTGGATCGGGGATTGAGGCCTGCAAACCCGCCGGCAGGAGGTGTTGCGGCAGCTGCCGGCGGGCGCCATGCCGCCTCCCTAGGCCGGACCCCGTCGACACAGGCCAACCCAGCTGCTGGGGATCTGACGGTCAACGGGCCCAGGCAGCCGCCGCTTAAGGATTACCGCGCCGGACACGG CGGAGGCCAACCCTCCACCATTCCAGAGTACTACATCCCACCTGCGCCGCCCCCTCCCCCACCGACCATCCCATCGGCGCAAACCGCCTTCGATCAGACCCCGGGCCCGCCCTCTGGCGCCGCGTCCGCTGTGCCCCCCTCTTCCTCCGCCCTATCCCGTCCTTACTCCCCCTCCCCTCCTCCGCCCCCGGTCAACTACGTCCCCTCTCCCGCCCACCCCCCTTCCGGGGTGCCGCCGGCTGCACCGCCTCCTCCCCCGCCTGGGGGTCCGGCGACTCACCGGGCACACCCCTCTCCGACGCGCGCCGGCGCTGGCCAGGCGGCAACGGACGGCGCTCCCCCTGCCAGGAAGGGGGCAGTGCTGGGCATGATCCCCATGAGCGACGCCCGCTCCGACCTGCTCGCCGCCATACGTCGAG GCATCCAGCTGAGGAAGGTGCAGGAACAGCGGGAACAGGAAGCCAAGCGCGAGCCGGTGGGCAACGACGTGGCCACCATCTTGTCTCGACGCATCGCCGTGGAATACAGCGAGTCGGACGACGACTCCGAGCTGGATGAAAACGAGTGGTCTGACTAA
- the gpr185b gene encoding G-protein coupled receptor 12 translates to MTARQSRRKKIAAFPRGPQPAAMILSLAAAAVAGSGLNSSLAPDPANWSASAWWEEPSNSSSEPEVRAQPEPRPSEVSPWDVALCVTGTLISCENALVIAVLFYAPGPRAPTLVLMGSLAAADLLAGLGLILNFVFTYLATGWPEPAGLLSAGLLLSAFSASVLNVLAITVDRYLSLYNALTYHTERTLTFTYAMVASIWLACVTLGLLPALGWNCLRDRSACSVFRPVTKSNAVALAVAFLLVFALMMQLYLQICKIAFRHAQQIAVQHQFPASSTTKGVSTLSAILCAFGACWLPFAAYSAVADSSYPAVYGYVAALPATCCSVINPVIYAFRHPDIQKSLWMACCGCVPHDLSPRPRASSDV, encoded by the exons ATGACTGCCCGCCAAAGCAGGAGGAAGAAGATCGCTGCTTTCCCACGGGGACCACAACCAGCTG CCATGATACTGTCGCTGGCGGCAGCGGCGGTGGCCGGGAGCGGCCTGAACTCCTCCTTGGCCCCGGACCCCGCCAACTGGTCGGCGTCGGCGTGGTGGGAGGAGCCGTCCAACTCTTCTTCGGAGCCGGAGGTGCGCGCCCAGCCGGAGCCGCGTCCGTCGGAGGTGAGCCCCTGGGACGTGGCGCTGTGCGTGACGGGGACGCTCATCTCTTGTGAGAACGCGTTGGTCATCGCTGTGCTGTTCTACGCGCCGGGACCCCGGGCGCCCACCTTGGTCCTGATGGGCTCGCTAGCAGCCGCCGACCTCCTGGCCGGTTTGGGCCTCATCCTGAACTTTGTCTTCACCTACCTGGCGACCGGCTGGCCCGAACCTGCCGGTTTGCTCTCAGCCGGGCTCCTGCTCTCGGCCTTCTCGGCCTCTGTCCTCAACGTGCTGGCCATCACGGTGGACCGCTACTTGTCGCTGTACAACGCGCTGACCTACCACACGGAACGGACGCTGACCTTCACCTACGCCATGGTTGCGTCCATCTGGCTGGCGTGCGTGACGCTGGGCCTGTTGCCGGCACTGGGCTGGAACTGCCTGCGTGATCGCTCGGCGTGCAGCGTCTTCCGACCGGTGACCAAAAGCAACGCGGTGGCGCTAGCCGTGGCCTTCCTGCTGGTCTTCGCGCTCATGATGCAGCTCTACCTGCAGATCTGCAAGATCGCCTTCCGCCACGCGCAGCAGATCGCCGTGCAACACCAGTTCCCGGCCAGCTCCACCACCAAGGGCGTTTCCACGCTGTCGGCTATCTTGTGTGCCTTCGGGGCGTGCTGGCTCCCATTCGCCGCCTACTCCGCCGTGGCCGATTCCAGCTACCCGGCCGTGTACGGCTACGTGGCGGCATTGCCCGCCACCTGCTGCTCCGTCATCAACCCAGTCATTTACGCCTTTCGCCACCCGGACATCCAAAAATCGCTGTGGATGGCGTGCTGCGGTTGCGTCCCGCACGACCTCTCGCCCAGACCGCGGGCCTCCAGCGACGTGTAG
- the LOC130929275 gene encoding actin-binding protein WASF3-like isoform X1, giving the protein MPLVKRTIEPRHLCRGALPHGVTSELECVTNSTLAAIIKQLGGLSRHAEDIFGELFNEANSFYVRMSGLQERVDQLAVKVTQLDSTVEEVSLQDINMRKAFKSSTVQDQQVVSRTSVPNPVVEMYHRCDKPPPLNILSPYRDDKKDALKFYTDSSYFFNLWKEKMLQATEDKRKEKRRQKGCPAHPDKPHSRQAPPRSPLSISEQQRQVDEPGREVKKVRKARNRRQEWNVLAYDKEFRPDARLTPSPYHGMSPEGSLSPDSRSAASDSYPASPNHPSSQVSASDHHRARDHPGSAAQTQSLDRGLRPANPPAGGVAAAAGGRHAASLGRTPSTQANPAAGDLTVNGPRQPPLKDYRAGHGGGQPSTIPEYYIPPAPPPPPPTIPSAQTAFDQTPGPPSGAASAVPPSSSALSRPYSPSPPPPPVNYVPSPAHPPSGVPPAAPPPPPPGGPATHRAHPSPTRAGAGQAATDGAPPARKGAVLGMIPMSDARSDLLAAIRRGIQLRKVQEQREQEAKREPVGNDVATILSRRIAVEYSESDDDSELDENEWSD; this is encoded by the exons ATGCCGCTGGTGAAGAGAACCATCGAGCCCAGGCACCTGTGCCGCGGGGCGCTGCCGCATGGCGTGACCAGCGAGCTGGAGTGCGTCACCAACAGCACGTTGGCCGCCATCATAAAGCAGCTTGGAGGCCTCA GTCGTCACGCCGAGGACATTTTCGGCGAGCTGTTCAACGAAGCCAACAGCTTCTACGTGAGGATGAGCGGCCTCCAAGAACGTGTGGACCAGCTGGCCGTCAAAGTAACTCAGCTGGACTCCACGGTGGAGGAAG tgtcgctGCAGGACATCAACATGAGGAAGGCCTTCAAGAGCAGTACCGTGCAAGACCAGCAGGTGGTGTCCAGGACGTCGGTGCCCAACCCGGTGGTGGAGATGTACCATCGCTGCGACAAACCTCCTCCGCTTAACATCCTTAGCCCCTACAG GGATGACAAAAAGGACGCGCTCAAATTCTACACGGACTCGTCCTACTTCTTCAACCTGTGGAAGGAAAAGATGCTGCAGGCCACGGAGGACAAGCGCAAGGAGAAGCGACGGCAGAAG GGCTGTCCGGCCCATCCCGACAAGCCCCACTCCAGACAGGCCCCACCCAGGAGCCCCCTGTCCATCTCT GAGCAACAGAGGCAGGTGGACGAGCCGGGCCGTGAAGTCAAGAAG GTGCGTAAGGCTCGCAACCGACGTCAGGAGTGGAACGTGCTAGCTTACGACAAGGAGTTCCGACCCGACGCCAGACTCACGCCCTCACCTTACCACGGCATGTCACCCGAGGGGTCCTTGTCACCCGACAGCAG GTCGGCCGCGTCCGACTCCTACCCCGCCAGTCCCAACCACCCTTCGAGCCAGGTCTCTGCCTCGGACCACCACCGCGCCAGGGACCACCCGGGTTCGGCGGCACAGACCCAGTCGCTGGATCGGGGATTGAGGCCTGCAAACCCGCCGGCAGGAGGTGTTGCGGCAGCTGCCGGCGGGCGCCATGCCGCCTCCCTAGGCCGGACCCCGTCGACACAGGCCAACCCAGCTGCTGGGGATCTGACGGTCAACGGGCCCAGGCAGCCGCCGCTTAAGGATTACCGCGCCGGACACGG CGGAGGCCAACCCTCCACCATTCCAGAGTACTACATCCCACCTGCGCCGCCCCCTCCCCCACCGACCATCCCATCGGCGCAAACCGCCTTCGATCAGACCCCGGGCCCGCCCTCTGGCGCCGCGTCCGCTGTGCCCCCCTCTTCCTCCGCCCTATCCCGTCCTTACTCCCCCTCCCCTCCTCCGCCCCCGGTCAACTACGTCCCCTCTCCCGCCCACCCCCCTTCCGGGGTGCCGCCGGCTGCACCGCCTCCTCCCCCGCCTGGGGGTCCGGCGACTCACCGGGCACACCCCTCTCCGACGCGCGCCGGCGCTGGCCAGGCGGCAACGGACGGCGCTCCCCCTGCCAGGAAGGGGGCAGTGCTGGGCATGATCCCCATGAGCGACGCCCGCTCCGACCTGCTCGCCGCCATACGTCGAG GCATCCAGCTGAGGAAGGTGCAGGAACAGCGGGAACAGGAAGCCAAGCGCGAGCCGGTGGGCAACGACGTGGCCACCATCTTGTCTCGACGCATCGCCGTGGAATACAGCGAGTCGGACGACGACTCCGAGCTGGATGAAAACGAGTGGTCTGACTAA